One window of Brachybacterium ginsengisoli genomic DNA carries:
- a CDS encoding YihY/virulence factor BrkB family protein yields MAHSSTTEGDAAPSLNGTTLKYMAKRVLTEFGRDGGTDQAAKLTYFMVLSIAPTLLALFSLATLLLSGMKDQIAALLVDLINQAAGGSGLGADGAVKSTVTSLMGSSTGGTVALIIGIATALWSASGYIKAYGRVANHIYDVPEGRGPIRMNGTMLLLTIAMILGILLVMISILLSESIVQGLLGPISSTIGAEGVLSFLLDSFLPIWTWVKWPVILLIAFALISLLYWGAPNLKKPFRFISPGGVFAIVGIGVAAVALSIYMGTVAGYSSYGAIGGIMAVLFALWVINIVIIMGAEVDAEYERVRELSAGKPAEDSLALPMRDATGAEKAQAKHDKLVDEGRDIRLQNLHHDADAYTGEDARLTPRNGVPAVDADGETGAETKDS; encoded by the coding sequence ATGGCCCACTCCAGCACCACCGAGGGCGATGCCGCCCCGTCGCTGAACGGCACCACCCTGAAGTACATGGCCAAGCGCGTGCTCACAGAGTTCGGGCGCGACGGCGGCACCGACCAGGCCGCGAAGCTCACCTACTTCATGGTGCTCTCGATCGCCCCGACCCTGCTGGCCCTGTTCTCACTGGCCACGCTCCTGCTGTCCGGGATGAAGGATCAGATCGCCGCCCTGCTGGTCGACCTCATCAACCAGGCCGCAGGCGGCAGCGGGCTCGGCGCCGACGGGGCGGTGAAGTCCACCGTGACCTCGCTCATGGGCTCCTCGACCGGCGGCACGGTCGCCCTGATCATCGGTATCGCGACGGCCCTGTGGTCCGCCTCCGGCTACATCAAGGCGTACGGCCGCGTCGCCAACCACATCTACGACGTGCCCGAGGGGCGCGGCCCGATCCGCATGAACGGCACGATGCTGCTGCTGACGATCGCCATGATCCTCGGGATCCTGCTGGTGATGATCTCGATCCTGCTCAGCGAGTCGATCGTCCAGGGCCTGCTGGGCCCGATCTCCTCGACCATCGGGGCCGAGGGTGTGCTCTCCTTCCTCCTGGACTCCTTCCTGCCGATCTGGACGTGGGTGAAGTGGCCGGTGATCCTGCTGATCGCCTTCGCGCTGATCTCGCTGCTGTACTGGGGCGCGCCGAACCTCAAGAAGCCCTTCCGCTTCATCTCTCCCGGTGGCGTGTTCGCGATCGTCGGCATCGGCGTCGCCGCGGTCGCGCTGTCGATCTACATGGGCACCGTCGCCGGCTACTCCAGCTACGGCGCCATCGGCGGCATCATGGCGGTGCTGTTCGCCCTGTGGGTCATCAACATCGTGATCATCATGGGCGCCGAGGTCGACGCGGAGTACGAGCGGGTCCGCGAGCTCTCCGCCGGCAAACCCGCCGAGGACTCCCTCGCCCTGCCCATGCGCGATGCGACCGGCGCGGAGAAGGCGCAGGCCAAGCACGACAAGCTGGTCGACGAGGGCCGCGACATCCGCCTGCAGAACCTCCACCACGACGCCGACGCCTACACCGGCGAGGATGCCCGCCTCACCCCGCGCAACGGAGTGCCCGCCGTGGATGCCGACGGCGAGACCGGCGCGGAGACGAAGGACTCCTGA
- a CDS encoding DEAD/DEAH box helicase → MSDKEYIDVLRFGVFMSRSSDDAVQRLGYRIFLQYGEATGDYEPLREIAQSRDLIPLVAAIERLHPLLVEDTSLSETFFAAHSTNFEETVGLRRIYRTRGQMELREFNAREPDAVVVAPTSYGKSEMLIDKVVSNLQSRTCVLVPSRALIAQTRSNIVADDRVRDSRVRVITHPEAFNHDVRFIAVMTQERLQRLLVENVDLEIDQLLVDEAHNLLPGDTRAIDLSQVILIARSRNPQLAITYYTPFIASPENLRHVDGADQATLAKAVNEHVKIERFVITPPGEPHRLYDQFLNETFELGAETPADEVEAVLQAGAHRNLVYVNRPKDAQDLASRLASHRPAVDLSPAATRAVAAIADLIDPRYSLIDAIKRGVTFHHSQVPDSLRLYIEELFRDDDSPDPRFIVTTSTLLEGVNTPADRLIMMTGTRGRANLSRSAFRNLAGRVGRFSEVFSPERGDLSLLQPRIHLIPSSYARRNWNVDSFLSSVANVASVVEDKVQNPLLEKAEEVSDRQAALEFLENIESGVTTVVGARIASTEVGRLCYRHGVRDFDIIDLEKTLQERVDERADNEQIDDVEALLNAIVEIFLTGIDLPDGDDLARVRDTVGARRFYGMFLDWRSRNEPFRRMISHFVRYWSNLTDEYVYVGHRWGEVRYGDGFRELFVQMQTKSRAQLVNLAVVKIKEEQDFVDFRLLKYIEILFDLELVSESLYHRIKYGTDDSYLICLLRNGFSPELARLVKDDYGALVKVNSPLNQVAVGPELPDAMRRDDRNDILAYEAQTLVNVGLDFDGLLLP, encoded by the coding sequence ATGTCGGACAAAGAGTACATCGACGTGCTCCGATTCGGCGTGTTTATGTCGCGCTCAAGCGACGATGCTGTTCAACGACTTGGCTACCGAATCTTCCTGCAATACGGTGAGGCGACGGGGGACTATGAGCCCCTGCGCGAGATCGCGCAGTCTCGCGATCTCATCCCGTTGGTTGCTGCGATAGAACGTCTTCATCCGTTGCTCGTAGAGGATACGTCGCTTTCAGAAACGTTCTTTGCCGCACACTCGACCAACTTCGAGGAAACGGTTGGACTGCGCAGAATCTACCGAACGCGAGGGCAGATGGAGTTGCGCGAGTTCAACGCACGTGAGCCCGACGCGGTTGTGGTAGCGCCGACCTCGTACGGCAAGTCGGAAATGCTGATCGATAAGGTCGTTTCCAACTTGCAAAGCCGCACTTGCGTGCTGGTGCCTTCGCGCGCCCTCATCGCACAGACAAGGTCCAACATCGTGGCCGATGACCGTGTGCGTGATTCTCGTGTTCGCGTTATCACCCACCCCGAGGCATTCAACCATGATGTTCGGTTCATTGCGGTGATGACGCAGGAACGTCTGCAGCGTCTGCTGGTTGAGAACGTTGATCTTGAGATCGACCAGCTCTTGGTTGACGAGGCGCACAATCTGCTACCGGGTGATACCCGAGCGATCGATTTGTCACAGGTGATCCTCATCGCCCGATCTCGGAATCCGCAGCTGGCGATAACCTATTACACTCCGTTCATTGCCTCCCCGGAGAATCTCCGCCATGTAGACGGCGCGGATCAGGCGACCCTGGCCAAGGCTGTCAACGAGCATGTGAAGATCGAGCGCTTCGTGATCACGCCACCGGGGGAGCCGCACCGGCTCTACGACCAATTTCTGAACGAGACCTTCGAATTGGGTGCCGAGACGCCCGCTGACGAGGTCGAGGCAGTGCTGCAGGCGGGGGCGCATCGGAATCTCGTCTATGTGAACCGGCCGAAAGACGCACAAGACCTCGCATCGCGGCTCGCGTCGCATAGACCCGCTGTCGATCTATCACCTGCCGCAACTCGGGCTGTCGCTGCTATCGCGGATCTCATCGACCCGCGCTACAGCCTTATCGACGCAATCAAGCGCGGCGTCACGTTCCATCACAGCCAAGTGCCTGATTCCCTCCGCCTCTACATTGAGGAGCTGTTCCGCGACGATGATTCGCCGGACCCCCGGTTTATCGTCACGACCTCGACGCTGCTCGAGGGCGTAAACACGCCAGCGGACCGGCTCATCATGATGACGGGTACTCGCGGGCGCGCGAACCTGTCTCGATCCGCCTTCAGGAACCTGGCTGGAAGAGTGGGCCGGTTCAGTGAGGTGTTCTCTCCAGAGCGCGGCGATCTTTCGCTGCTTCAGCCCCGGATTCATCTCATACCCAGTAGCTATGCGCGTAGAAACTGGAACGTCGACTCGTTCCTCAGCTCGGTCGCTAATGTCGCGTCTGTCGTCGAAGACAAGGTGCAGAATCCGCTTCTGGAGAAGGCCGAGGAGGTCTCCGACCGCCAGGCCGCGTTGGAGTTTCTCGAGAACATCGAGTCGGGCGTTACCACCGTGGTCGGGGCGCGCATCGCGTCCACCGAGGTCGGGCGGCTCTGCTACCGGCACGGGGTTCGCGACTTCGACATCATAGACTTGGAGAAGACACTGCAAGAACGTGTTGACGAACGCGCCGACAATGAGCAGATCGACGATGTCGAGGCGCTTCTGAATGCGATCGTCGAGATCTTCCTGACGGGTATCGATCTACCCGACGGTGACGACTTGGCGCGAGTCCGCGACACCGTCGGGGCACGTCGTTTTTACGGCATGTTCTTGGATTGGCGAAGTCGAAACGAGCCGTTCAGGCGGATGATATCCCACTTCGTCAGGTACTGGTCGAACCTTACCGACGAATACGTCTACGTCGGCCATCGGTGGGGCGAGGTGCGTTACGGCGACGGATTCCGCGAGCTGTTCGTGCAGATGCAGACCAAGTCCCGGGCACAACTAGTGAATCTTGCGGTGGTCAAGATCAAGGAGGAGCAAGACTTCGTTGACTTCCGGTTGCTCAAATACATCGAGATCTTGTTTGACCTGGAACTGGTGTCCGAGAGTCTGTACCACCGGATCAAGTATGGGACCGATGATTCTTATCTGATCTGTCTGCTACGGAACGGCTTCTCGCCCGAACTCGCCCGGCTTGTGAAGGACGATTACGGGGCTCTGGTCAAGGTCAATTCACCTCTGAATCAGGTTGCGGTAGGTCCCGAGTTACCCGATGCGATGCGACGAGATGACCGTAACGACATCTTGGCCTACGAGGCTCAGACGTTGGTTAACGTGGGCCTGGACTTCGACGGGCTGCTCCTTCCCTGA
- a CDS encoding pilus assembly protein TadG-related protein, producing the protein MTVLSTGVLVVILMVIAVGTAITGVQLERNGLQHAADSAALAAAQSVDPARIYTDGEGAAIHEGSARAAAEAHLREYPHETTSTEDIHISSLTVDPDGTVHVVLSARTHPPLAGWFTRGTGTAIPLTVDGEARAR; encoded by the coding sequence ATGACCGTTCTGAGCACCGGTGTCCTGGTGGTCATCCTGATGGTGATCGCCGTCGGGACCGCCATCACCGGTGTCCAGCTCGAGCGCAACGGCCTGCAGCACGCCGCGGACAGCGCCGCGCTCGCCGCCGCCCAGTCGGTGGATCCCGCCCGGATCTACACCGACGGCGAGGGGGCGGCGATCCACGAGGGCTCCGCCCGTGCCGCCGCGGAGGCGCACCTGCGCGAGTACCCGCACGAGACCACCAGCACCGAGGACATCCACATCTCGTCCCTCACCGTCGACCCCGACGGCACCGTGCACGTGGTCCTCTCCGCGCGGACGCATCCGCCCCTGGCAGGATGGTTCACGCGAGGGACCGGCACCGCCATCCCACTGACCGTCGACGGAGAGGCCCGCGCCCGATGA
- a CDS encoding glycerate kinase yields MTPTVLLAPDKFKGTLTAARVVDFLRRGIAETAPELRLLSCPIADGGDGTVDAALAAGFTAQAATITGPTGSSRPVRWALRDEVAVLELAESVGLQALPGGELAPRTASTRGLGDLVRAAVDAGARTIIVGLGGSASTDAGTGLLQGLGAQLLTADGTDIGPGLDGLGALVSADLAPALDLLDGVTLIAANDVTNPLLGPDGAAAVYGPQKGVAAAEIDVADAQLAAAADVLDPDRTHRDQPGAGAAGGTGFALFLLGAAQRSGADAVFELVGVDALLAEADAVVTGEGKLDVQTLQGKGPAEVARRGHERGLPVAAVAGAVTLDPQQLEQAGIGVAWDLTSRAGSTRRALEEGEQLLVEVGRDLGIWLLESIGHATGESR; encoded by the coding sequence ATGACCCCCACCGTTCTGCTCGCCCCGGACAAGTTCAAGGGCACGCTCACCGCCGCCCGGGTGGTGGATTTCCTGCGCCGGGGCATCGCCGAGACCGCCCCCGAGCTGCGTCTGCTGTCCTGTCCGATCGCCGACGGCGGCGACGGCACCGTCGATGCGGCGCTCGCCGCCGGGTTCACGGCACAGGCCGCCACCATCACCGGACCCACCGGGAGCTCCCGGCCCGTCCGCTGGGCGCTGCGCGACGAGGTCGCGGTCCTCGAGCTCGCCGAGTCCGTCGGCCTCCAGGCACTCCCCGGGGGCGAGCTCGCCCCCCGCACCGCCTCCACCCGGGGACTCGGCGACCTGGTGCGCGCCGCCGTCGACGCCGGTGCCCGCACGATCATCGTCGGCCTCGGAGGCAGCGCCTCGACCGACGCCGGCACCGGACTCCTCCAGGGCCTCGGTGCACAGCTCCTCACCGCCGACGGCACGGACATCGGCCCGGGGCTGGACGGCCTCGGCGCCCTCGTGAGTGCCGACCTCGCCCCGGCGCTCGACCTCCTGGACGGCGTCACCCTGATCGCCGCGAACGACGTGACCAACCCGCTGCTCGGCCCCGACGGCGCCGCCGCCGTCTACGGGCCGCAGAAGGGCGTCGCCGCCGCCGAGATCGACGTGGCCGACGCCCAGCTCGCCGCGGCCGCCGACGTGCTCGACCCCGATCGCACCCACCGCGACCAGCCCGGAGCGGGAGCCGCCGGAGGCACCGGCTTCGCCCTGTTCCTCCTCGGCGCCGCGCAGCGCTCCGGCGCCGATGCCGTGTTCGAGCTCGTCGGCGTCGACGCGCTGCTCGCCGAGGCCGATGCGGTCGTGACCGGCGAGGGCAAGCTCGACGTCCAGACCCTGCAGGGCAAGGGGCCGGCGGAGGTGGCGCGCCGAGGGCATGAGCGCGGACTGCCCGTCGCCGCTGTGGCGGGCGCCGTCACCCTCGACCCGCAGCAGCTCGAGCAGGCCGGGATCGGTGTCGCGTGGGATCTCACGTCCCGCGCCGGATCGACCCGGCGCGCCCTCGAGGAGGGGGAGCAGCTGCTGGTCGAGGTGGGCCGCGACCTCGGCATCTGGCTCCTGGAGTCGATCGGGCACGCCACGGGGGAGAGCCGCTGA
- the prfB gene encoding peptide chain release factor 2, with protein sequence MASIDFSVEIPRLRSTLSSIEQVTDVDALDAKIADLEKQASAQDLWDDVENAQKVSSALSHAQAERRRISELSSRIEDLEVMVELAAEEDDADTLTEAENELVSIHKTLDELEVRTLLAGEYDERDAVVTIRAGAGGVDAADFAEMLMRMYLRWAERHGYATKVMDTSYAEEAGLKSVTFEISAPYAYGTLSVEGGTHRLVRISPFDNQGRRQTSFAAVEVIPLIETTDAIEIPENDLKIDVFRSSGPGGQSVNTTDSAVRMTHLPTGTVVSMQDEKSQIQNRAAALRVMQSRLLLLKKAEEAAERKELAGDVKASWGDQMRSYVLNPYQMVKDLRTEYQEGNPSSVFDGEIDEFIDAGIRWRAEQGKLES encoded by the coding sequence GTGGCTTCCATCGACTTCTCCGTAGAGATCCCCCGGCTCCGTTCGACCCTGTCCTCCATCGAGCAGGTGACGGACGTCGACGCCCTCGACGCGAAGATCGCCGACCTGGAGAAGCAGGCCTCCGCCCAGGACCTGTGGGACGACGTCGAGAACGCCCAGAAGGTGAGCTCCGCCCTCTCGCACGCGCAGGCCGAGCGCCGCCGAATCTCCGAGCTGTCCTCCCGCATCGAGGACCTCGAGGTGATGGTCGAGCTCGCCGCCGAGGAGGACGACGCCGACACCCTCACCGAGGCCGAGAACGAGCTGGTCTCCATCCACAAGACCCTCGACGAGCTCGAGGTGCGCACCCTGCTCGCCGGCGAGTACGACGAGCGCGACGCGGTGGTGACGATCCGTGCGGGCGCCGGCGGTGTCGACGCGGCGGACTTCGCCGAGATGCTCATGCGCATGTACCTCCGCTGGGCCGAGCGCCACGGCTACGCCACCAAGGTCATGGACACCTCCTACGCCGAGGAGGCGGGCCTGAAGTCCGTCACCTTCGAGATCTCCGCCCCGTACGCCTACGGCACCCTCTCCGTCGAGGGCGGCACCCACCGCCTCGTCCGCATCAGCCCCTTCGACAACCAGGGACGACGCCAGACCTCCTTCGCCGCGGTCGAGGTGATCCCGCTCATCGAGACCACCGATGCGATCGAGATCCCCGAGAACGACCTCAAGATCGACGTGTTCCGCTCCTCCGGCCCCGGCGGCCAGTCGGTCAACACCACCGACTCCGCCGTGCGCATGACCCACCTCCCCACCGGCACCGTCGTGTCGATGCAGGACGAGAAGTCGCAGATCCAGAACCGCGCCGCGGCGCTGCGGGTCATGCAGTCCCGCCTGCTGCTGCTGAAGAAGGCCGAGGAGGCCGCCGAGCGCAAGGAGCTCGCCGGCGACGTCAAGGCCAGCTGGGGCGACCAGATGCGCTCCTACGTGCTGAACCCGTACCAGATGGTCAAGGATCTGCGCACCGAGTACCAGGAGGGCAACCCCTCCTCGGTGTTCGACGGCGAGATCGACGAGTTCATCGACGCGGGAATCCGCTGGCGCGCCGAGCAGGGCAAGCTCGAGAGCTGA
- the ftsE gene encoding cell division ATP-binding protein FtsE: MIRFDDVTKTYMRGQRPAVENLDIEFTRGEFVFLVGASGSGKSTLMRMVLKEVAPSRGTVYVAGKDLSRIPSWKVPALRRDIGMVFQDFRLLPSKTAYQNIEFALAVIGTPRKVVRRLVPEMLEMVGLEDKGKRLPHELSGGEQQRVAIARAYVNRPSILLADEPTGNLDPATAGGILDLLAEINERGTTVVMATHDRSAVDRMQRRVVEMVGGIVVRDEEQGSYETPAPVSVISGNLPDDSAHRDEHPLDDEMSRDDPEDAGAEGGSTDADRREDEASPVASVRDRDRAETTAPTPSDEDPGETGDPETTGEPEERTEHDGEDHDSADDILEEDLIDEREARQTRDEDDAFAEDPFVDDPFTDETEGDRR; this comes from the coding sequence GTGATCCGTTTCGACGACGTCACCAAGACGTACATGCGTGGACAGCGACCCGCTGTGGAGAATCTCGACATCGAGTTCACCCGCGGGGAGTTCGTGTTCCTGGTGGGAGCCTCCGGATCGGGAAAGTCGACCCTGATGCGGATGGTCCTCAAGGAGGTCGCCCCCAGCCGGGGCACGGTCTACGTGGCCGGCAAGGACCTCTCCCGCATCCCGTCGTGGAAGGTCCCCGCGCTCCGCCGCGACATCGGCATGGTGTTCCAGGACTTCCGCCTGCTGCCCTCGAAGACGGCGTACCAGAACATCGAGTTCGCGCTCGCCGTGATCGGCACCCCCCGCAAGGTGGTGCGCCGCCTGGTCCCCGAGATGCTCGAGATGGTGGGCCTGGAGGACAAGGGCAAGCGGCTCCCGCACGAGCTCTCCGGCGGTGAGCAGCAGCGCGTGGCGATCGCCCGCGCCTACGTCAACCGTCCCTCGATCCTGCTGGCCGACGAGCCCACCGGCAACCTCGACCCTGCGACTGCCGGCGGCATCCTCGATCTCCTCGCCGAGATCAACGAGCGCGGGACCACGGTGGTGATGGCGACCCACGACAGGTCGGCCGTGGACCGGATGCAGCGCCGCGTCGTCGAGATGGTCGGCGGCATCGTGGTGCGCGACGAGGAGCAGGGCAGCTACGAGACCCCGGCGCCGGTCAGCGTCATCTCCGGCAACCTGCCGGACGACTCCGCGCACCGCGACGAGCACCCGCTGGACGACGAGATGTCGCGCGACGATCCGGAAGACGCCGGGGCCGAGGGGGGCAGCACCGACGCGGACCGACGCGAGGACGAGGCGTCCCCGGTCGCCTCGGTCCGTGATCGCGACCGCGCCGAGACGACCGCTCCGACCCCGTCCGATGAGGACCCGGGGGAGACCGGAGACCCGGAGACGACCGGGGAGCCGGAGGAGCGGACCGAGCACGACGGCGAGGACCACGATTCGGCCGACGACATCCTCGAGGAGGATCTGATCGACGAACGCGAGGCCCGCCAGACCCGCGACGAGGACGACGCCTTCGCGGAGGATCCCTTCGTGGACGATCCCTTCACCGACGAGACCGAGGGGGATCGGCGATGA
- the ftsX gene encoding permease-like cell division protein FtsX yields MRARYILGEILTGLWRNIAMVISVVIVTAVSLTFVGTGALMQKQIMDMKSTLVEQSQVTIFLCSPHSTASSCAGGAATDAQIDSVREALEGDVLSPYIASYSERSQVEALEIYQEQFAGESFVSNFSAEDMPVSFHITLQDADDSAAVVEFFQGRDGVDEVTDLLSTFAPFIDVLNQSTMFALGLAVLMLIAALLLVATTIRMSVAGRRREIAIMRLVGASNLFIRLPFLLEGAVAAIIGGLIASGMLWVGLHYIVEGWLAPTLGEQLITVGTADLIWAAPLLVVLGAALSIASSVVSLNRYLKV; encoded by the coding sequence ATGAGGGCGCGGTACATCCTCGGGGAGATCCTCACCGGACTGTGGCGCAACATCGCCATGGTCATCTCCGTCGTCATCGTCACCGCGGTCTCGCTGACCTTCGTGGGCACCGGCGCGCTGATGCAGAAGCAGATCATGGACATGAAGTCCACGCTCGTCGAGCAGTCGCAGGTGACGATCTTCCTGTGCTCCCCGCACTCCACAGCCTCCTCCTGCGCGGGCGGTGCGGCGACCGACGCCCAGATCGACTCGGTCCGCGAGGCGCTCGAGGGAGACGTCCTCTCGCCCTACATCGCCTCGTACTCCGAACGCTCCCAGGTCGAGGCGCTGGAGATCTACCAGGAGCAGTTCGCCGGCGAGAGCTTCGTGTCGAACTTCTCCGCCGAGGACATGCCGGTCTCCTTCCACATCACCCTCCAGGACGCCGACGACTCCGCCGCCGTGGTCGAGTTCTTCCAGGGCCGTGACGGCGTGGACGAGGTGACCGACCTGCTGAGCACCTTCGCCCCCTTCATCGACGTGCTCAACCAGTCCACGATGTTCGCCCTCGGTCTGGCCGTGCTGATGCTGATCGCGGCGCTGCTGCTGGTGGCGACCACCATCCGGATGTCGGTCGCCGGGCGTCGCCGCGAGATCGCGATCATGCGCCTGGTCGGCGCCTCGAACCTCTTCATCCGCCTGCCGTTCCTGCTCGAGGGTGCGGTCGCGGCGATCATCGGCGGGCTCATAGCCTCCGGGATGCTCTGGGTGGGGCTGCATTACATCGTCGAGGGATGGCTCGCGCCCACGCTCGGCGAACAGCTGATCACGGTGGGCACCGCCGACCTGATCTGGGCCGCACCGCTGCTGGTGGTCCTCGGGGCCGCCCTCTCGATCGCCTCGTCCGTCGTGTCCCTGAACCGTTACCTGAAGGTGTGA
- a CDS encoding M23 family metallopeptidase: protein MVLRSLRRPLCMVAAALVALPMLVVPMTSASADGTKSDKIAERSQIDQQLEDLRIELSDVNSELSDTYIALAETELLIPQAQEDLENAQKELEKAREEDRKIGERLTEAESEEERLSGQVEQGQEEVDTGNEELASVALNAYKGGGMPNPSTIYIGNQSPQDAVDRSMNYRLTMASQGSNLDTLRTDQAVTENSAERLTAVREEIKQLKSDSEDAVQRTETAEEEATRAKESLDALYETQKTQRSDLETQKKKHEGDLSTLETRGSTLDTEIEELARQERERAEREERERQQNQQQSSGGGGSSSSSSSTSGGWIYPVDARLNSNFGWRVHPIYGTRKLHAGVDFPVACGVPVKAAHSGRVIARTHNSSAGNKIVLSHGMMNGRLITTSYHHLQGFAQPVGAQVSAGTTVGYVGTTGSSTGCHLHFEVHEDGNAVNPDKYI from the coding sequence ATGGTCCTCCGCAGCCTCCGCCGCCCCCTGTGCATGGTCGCCGCCGCCCTGGTGGCGCTGCCCATGCTGGTCGTGCCGATGACGTCGGCCTCGGCGGACGGCACCAAGAGCGACAAGATCGCCGAGCGGTCCCAGATCGATCAGCAGCTCGAGGACCTCCGCATCGAGCTGAGCGACGTCAACTCGGAGCTCTCCGACACCTACATCGCGCTCGCCGAGACGGAGCTGCTGATCCCGCAGGCCCAGGAGGACCTCGAGAACGCGCAGAAGGAGCTCGAGAAGGCCCGCGAGGAGGACCGGAAGATCGGGGAGCGGCTCACCGAGGCCGAGTCCGAGGAGGAGCGGCTCTCCGGGCAGGTCGAGCAGGGCCAGGAAGAGGTGGACACCGGCAACGAGGAGCTCGCCTCGGTGGCGCTGAACGCCTACAAGGGCGGGGGAATGCCGAACCCGTCCACGATCTACATCGGCAACCAGTCCCCGCAGGACGCCGTCGACCGCTCGATGAACTACCGCCTCACCATGGCCTCGCAGGGAAGCAACCTGGACACCCTGCGCACGGACCAGGCCGTCACCGAGAACTCGGCCGAGCGCCTGACGGCGGTGCGCGAGGAGATCAAGCAGCTCAAGAGTGACTCGGAGGACGCTGTCCAGCGCACCGAGACGGCGGAGGAGGAGGCGACTCGGGCGAAGGAGTCCCTGGACGCCCTCTACGAGACCCAGAAGACGCAGCGCTCGGATCTCGAGACCCAGAAGAAGAAGCATGAGGGCGACCTCTCGACGCTGGAGACCCGCGGCTCGACGCTGGACACCGAGATCGAGGAGCTGGCCCGCCAGGAGCGCGAGCGTGCGGAGCGCGAAGAGCGGGAACGGCAGCAGAACCAGCAGCAGAGCAGCGGTGGCGGAGGCTCTTCGAGCAGCTCGTCGAGCACCTCCGGCGGCTGGATCTACCCGGTCGACGCCCGCCTGAACTCGAACTTCGGCTGGCGCGTGCACCCGATCTACGGGACCAGGAAGCTGCACGCCGGGGTCGACTTCCCGGTCGCCTGCGGCGTCCCGGTCAAGGCCGCCCACTCCGGCCGGGTCATCGCCCGGACCCACAACAGCAGCGCGGGCAACAAGATCGTCCTCAGCCACGGCATGATGAACGGGCGCCTGATCACCACCTCGTACCATCACCTGCAGGGCTTCGCCCAGCCGGTCGGGGCGCAGGTCTCCGCGGGCACCACCGTCGGGTACGTCGGCACCACCGGGTCCTCGACCGGCTGCCACCTCCACTTCGAGGTGCACGAGGACGGCAACGCGGTCAACCCGGACAAGTACATCTGA
- the smpB gene encoding SsrA-binding protein SmpB encodes MSAKKAAAKKAAADDGPTKKLIASNKRARHDYYIDQTWEAGIVLTGTEVKSLRDRGASLIDGYCYIEGGEVWMDNAHIAPYVKGTWTNHAARRKRKLLLHKVEIEKLASKSREKGFTIVPIEMYFLGSHAKVVIGLGRGKKEWDKRQTLREKQDLREAQRAMRQRELA; translated from the coding sequence ATGTCGGCGAAGAAGGCTGCCGCGAAGAAGGCCGCTGCGGACGACGGGCCCACCAAGAAGCTCATCGCCTCGAACAAGCGCGCCCGGCATGACTACTACATCGATCAGACCTGGGAAGCCGGCATCGTGCTGACCGGGACCGAGGTCAAGTCCCTGCGGGACCGCGGAGCCTCCCTGATCGACGGCTACTGCTACATCGAGGGCGGCGAGGTGTGGATGGACAACGCCCACATCGCCCCGTACGTGAAGGGGACGTGGACCAACCACGCCGCCCGGCGCAAGCGCAAGCTGCTCCTGCACAAGGTCGAGATCGAGAAGCTCGCCAGCAAGTCCCGCGAGAAGGGCTTCACGATCGTGCCGATCGAGATGTACTTCCTGGGATCCCACGCCAAGGTGGTCATCGGCCTGGGCCGCGGCAAGAAGGAATGGGACAAGCGTCAGACCCTCCGCGAGAAGCAGGACCTCCGCGAGGCGCAGCGCGCCATGCGCCAGCGCGAGCTGGCCTGA